Proteins found in one Litorihabitans aurantiacus genomic segment:
- a CDS encoding ABC transporter substrate-binding protein, whose amino-acid sequence MNPVRPRRLRATSLAAATLTGVLVLSACGGGSDSGDGVAEDGSVTLTFRTWIPSAEQWAPIVEAFEAENPDITIDFQGADGASNYLGELDNLILAGEVPDIYGIQTSSAFDDYAEYALDTSEYAADWIDGIKPELLESTTTEDGTVAALPILTAGSEFYLYNETLISELGLELPTSMDEVQAFSRAARDAGYTPFAMGAADAWHASDFFVWLSTQFGDGEDVYAAAAGDVPWDSDALVEAATTWQGLFSDGVFQDGATSTVTYPAARDDYFMARRALAMPTGSWHVSATLAGNSETPGSAVADDVLGMAPFPTLGENEAEPTTGVDYAMALSYELEGAKLDAAAKFAEFLAVGEGQQIWVDMMQGFPAAQDVTVELGDGETETALASVELVTQSLADATHPRKLASPTNDGLETDLGIVLQNIANGADPASELRTLG is encoded by the coding sequence ATGAACCCCGTCCGACCCCGGCGCCTGCGCGCCACCAGCCTCGCGGCCGCCACCCTCACCGGCGTCCTCGTCCTGTCCGCGTGCGGCGGCGGCTCCGACTCGGGCGACGGCGTCGCCGAGGACGGGAGCGTCACCCTCACCTTCCGCACGTGGATCCCGTCCGCCGAGCAGTGGGCGCCGATCGTCGAGGCGTTCGAGGCCGAGAACCCCGACATCACGATCGACTTCCAGGGCGCCGACGGCGCGAGCAACTACCTGGGCGAGCTCGACAACCTCATCCTCGCGGGCGAGGTGCCGGACATCTACGGCATCCAGACCTCCTCGGCGTTCGACGACTACGCGGAGTACGCGCTCGACACCTCCGAGTACGCCGCCGACTGGATCGACGGCATCAAGCCCGAGCTGCTCGAGTCCACGACGACGGAGGACGGCACCGTCGCGGCGCTCCCGATCCTCACGGCCGGCTCGGAGTTCTACCTCTACAACGAGACGCTGATCTCCGAGCTCGGGCTCGAGCTCCCGACGTCGATGGACGAGGTGCAGGCCTTCAGCCGGGCGGCGCGCGACGCCGGGTACACGCCGTTCGCGATGGGCGCGGCCGACGCGTGGCACGCGTCGGACTTCTTCGTGTGGCTGAGCACCCAGTTCGGCGACGGCGAGGACGTCTACGCCGCCGCCGCGGGCGACGTGCCGTGGGACTCCGACGCGCTGGTGGAGGCCGCCACCACGTGGCAGGGCCTCTTCTCGGACGGCGTGTTCCAGGACGGCGCCACCTCCACCGTGACCTACCCGGCCGCGCGGGACGACTACTTCATGGCGCGGCGCGCGCTCGCGATGCCGACCGGTTCGTGGCACGTCAGCGCCACCCTGGCCGGCAACTCCGAGACGCCGGGCAGCGCGGTCGCGGACGACGTCCTCGGGATGGCGCCGTTCCCGACGCTCGGGGAGAACGAGGCGGAGCCGACCACCGGCGTCGACTACGCCATGGCGCTGAGCTACGAGCTCGAGGGCGCGAAGCTCGACGCCGCGGCGAAGTTCGCGGAGTTCCTCGCCGTCGGCGAGGGGCAGCAGATCTGGGTGGACATGATGCAGGGCTTCCCGGCCGCGCAGGACGTGACCGTGGAGCTGGGCGACGGCGAGACCGAGACCGCGCTCGCGAGCGTCGAGCTGGTGACACAGTCGCTGGCCGACGCCACGCACCCGCGCAAGCTCGCCTCCCCGACGAACGACGGGCTCGAGACGGACCTCGGCATCGTGCTGCAGAACATCGCCAACGGCGCCGACCCCGCCTCGGAGCTGCGCACGCTGGGCTGA
- a CDS encoding carbohydrate ABC transporter permease, whose product MRTLGGRWTPYLYVAPVVLIAGGLLYYSIAFAFYASTTEWNGLTSMDFVGLGNFVQMFSDRTFHIALRNTAIFMVVTVTLQAVLGLLVAVIAKERLPGSNIFKAIFFLPIAMAPAIIATVFKFIFEANYGSLNETLRALGLLGEGEIIAWLGADLGILSIAIIGIFSWMGFSMMVYYAGLMSIPGELYEAAEIDGAGWWRRLFAISIPSLRGTTNVLILLGIVGSLKTFDTVWLTTQGGPGVSTHVLSTFLYQERQNRQAGYSSAIGVVILVLAFALALVQIRLSNREK is encoded by the coding sequence ATGAGAACACTCGGTGGGCGGTGGACCCCGTACCTCTACGTCGCACCCGTGGTCCTCATCGCCGGCGGGTTGCTCTACTACTCCATCGCCTTCGCGTTCTACGCGAGCACGACGGAGTGGAACGGGCTGACGTCGATGGACTTCGTCGGTCTGGGCAACTTCGTCCAGATGTTCTCCGACCGCACGTTCCACATCGCGCTGCGCAACACGGCGATCTTCATGGTCGTGACGGTGACGCTGCAGGCGGTGCTGGGGCTCCTGGTGGCGGTGATCGCCAAGGAGCGGCTCCCCGGGAGCAACATCTTCAAGGCGATCTTCTTCCTCCCGATCGCCATGGCCCCCGCCATCATCGCCACGGTCTTCAAGTTCATCTTCGAGGCCAACTACGGCTCGCTGAACGAGACCCTGCGCGCCCTCGGCCTGCTCGGCGAGGGCGAGATCATCGCGTGGCTGGGCGCCGACCTCGGCATCCTGTCCATCGCGATCATCGGGATCTTCTCGTGGATGGGCTTCTCGATGATGGTCTACTACGCCGGCCTGATGTCCATCCCGGGCGAGCTGTACGAGGCCGCCGAGATCGACGGCGCCGGATGGTGGCGCCGTCTGTTCGCCATCTCGATCCCGTCGCTGCGCGGCACGACGAACGTGCTGATCCTGCTCGGGATCGTCGGCTCGCTGAAGACGTTCGACACCGTGTGGCTGACCACCCAGGGCGGCCCCGGCGTCTCGACGCACGTGCTCAGCACGTTCCTCTACCAGGAGCGGCAGAACCGCCAGGCCGGGTACTCCTCGGCGATCGGCGTCGTCATCCTCGTGCTCGCCTTCGCGCTCGCACTGGTCCAGATCCGCCTCTCGAACCGGGAGAAGTAA
- a CDS encoding carbohydrate ABC transporter permease, producing MRKKRLVAWTAMYLAVGLLVAMWMYPIVVAIVRSFAVGGWGNYAAVLDHPRFDYWAAIGNSFLLAGGSTLVIVAIASAAAFAFSKMQFRGRTLIYRGLLICLAVPVASVVTPLFATINSIGLRGTYIGVILPLVAFNVVVMLLLMRNHFDGIPHELVEAATLDGASMFGIFWRIFLPLSGAALATIAVLSFVYSWNEYLLPNLLISDPGMYPVTQAVALLQFERMSQEQIGQLYAGLILMTIPSVIVYLFSQRYLQAGITAGAVKS from the coding sequence GTGCGCAAGAAGCGTCTCGTCGCGTGGACCGCGATGTACCTGGCCGTGGGCCTGCTGGTGGCGATGTGGATGTACCCGATCGTCGTCGCAATCGTGCGGTCCTTCGCCGTCGGCGGCTGGGGCAACTACGCCGCGGTCCTGGACCACCCCCGCTTCGACTACTGGGCGGCGATCGGCAACAGCTTCCTGCTCGCCGGCGGGTCCACCCTCGTGATCGTGGCGATCGCCAGTGCGGCGGCCTTCGCGTTCTCGAAGATGCAGTTCCGCGGGCGCACGCTGATCTATCGCGGCCTGCTGATCTGCCTGGCCGTCCCGGTCGCCTCCGTGGTCACGCCGCTGTTCGCGACCATCAACTCGATCGGTCTGCGCGGCACGTACATCGGCGTGATCCTGCCGCTGGTGGCCTTCAACGTCGTCGTGATGCTGCTCCTCATGCGCAACCACTTCGACGGCATCCCGCACGAGCTCGTCGAGGCCGCCACCCTGGACGGCGCCTCCATGTTCGGCATCTTCTGGCGGATCTTCCTGCCGCTGAGCGGTGCCGCGCTCGCCACCATCGCCGTGCTGTCGTTCGTGTACTCGTGGAACGAGTACCTGCTGCCGAACCTGCTCATCTCCGACCCCGGCATGTACCCGGTCACCCAGGCCGTCGCGCTGCTGCAGTTCGAGCGCATGAGCCAGGAGCAGATCGGCCAGCTCTACGCCGGCCTCATCCTCATGACGATCCCCTCGGTGATCGTCTACCTCTTCAGCCAGCGGTACCTCCAGGCGGGCATCACCGCCGGCGCCGTCAAGAGCTGA
- a CDS encoding carbon-nitrogen hydrolase family protein, which yields MQTLATASMASTYDPSSNLERALALVEEAAGHGARLLALPEQCLQGYLPSLTRYDLEHTSYQVANAERLSDGEALHAIADAARRHDIHVVVGFTERDEWRPEVLFNSAALVGPSGILGSYRKVHQPGDEKHIYHPGENFRVFSTPIGRIGLLICYDLVFPESTRALALARADYLVMPTAWAVADTEVPPEQDRMSEYLTMFGRIRALENQSWFISSNMIGTLGDFTYPGLSQIVAPDGAVRASTGASPGLAVLTADTTAEATHARTVGYLGYQFLKDHRPQIPADVV from the coding sequence GTGCAGACCCTGGCCACGGCATCCATGGCCTCGACCTACGACCCCTCCAGCAACCTGGAGCGCGCCCTCGCGCTCGTCGAGGAGGCCGCCGGTCACGGCGCCCGGCTCCTCGCGCTACCCGAGCAGTGCCTGCAGGGCTACCTGCCGAGCCTGACGCGCTACGACCTCGAGCACACGAGCTACCAGGTCGCGAACGCCGAGAGGCTCAGCGACGGCGAGGCGCTCCACGCGATCGCCGACGCCGCGCGCCGGCACGACATCCACGTCGTGGTCGGGTTCACCGAGCGCGACGAGTGGCGCCCCGAGGTGCTGTTCAACTCGGCCGCCCTCGTCGGGCCCAGCGGCATCCTCGGCTCCTACCGCAAGGTGCACCAGCCCGGCGACGAGAAGCACATCTACCACCCGGGCGAGAACTTCCGCGTCTTCTCGACGCCGATCGGCCGCATCGGCCTCCTCATCTGCTACGACCTAGTCTTCCCCGAGTCCACGAGAGCGCTCGCCCTGGCCCGCGCCGACTACCTCGTGATGCCGACGGCGTGGGCCGTGGCCGACACGGAGGTCCCGCCCGAGCAGGACCGCATGTCCGAGTACCTCACGATGTTCGGCCGGATCCGGGCGCTGGAGAACCAGTCGTGGTTCATCTCCTCGAACATGATCGGCACGCTGGGCGACTTCACCTACCCGGGTCTGAGCCAGATCGTCGCGCCCGACGGCGCCGTCCGCGCCTCCACGGGCGCCTCACCGGGCCTCGCGGTGCTCACCGCGGACACGACGGCGGAGGCGACCCACGCCCGCACCGTCGGCTACCTCGGCTACCAGTTCCTCAAGGACCACCGACCCCA
- a CDS encoding LacI family DNA-binding transcriptional regulator: MARVRLVDVAERVGVSTKTVSNVVNGTGWVGDAVRARVLAAIDDLGYRPNLAARQLRSGSSGLLGLCIPNLQEPYFAELASQLVSTAQLRGLTVLLTQSKGSRAVELDVLEGANLPALDGLVLSPLAVTAQDVAERRSTAPLVLIGEHGEGLASDTVCHVGPDNAAAARDATQHLLAAGRRRIAAIGLQSRVADTAVLRFEGYRRALAEAGIDVDPALTVEVERYNRAEGSHAIEELISRGVEFDGVFCFTDSLAFGALHTLGMHGIRVPDDVMLVGYDNIDESRFTVPPLTSVDSGVARASALILDVIAGRHAVPPGGRIVVPHELAVR; encoded by the coding sequence ATGGCGCGGGTACGCCTCGTCGACGTCGCCGAGCGGGTGGGGGTCAGCACCAAGACCGTCTCCAACGTCGTGAACGGCACCGGGTGGGTCGGTGACGCCGTGCGCGCCCGCGTGCTCGCCGCGATCGACGACCTCGGCTACCGGCCGAACCTCGCGGCCCGCCAGCTCCGCAGCGGGTCGAGCGGGCTGCTCGGCCTGTGCATCCCGAACCTCCAGGAGCCCTACTTCGCCGAGCTCGCCTCGCAGCTGGTCAGCACCGCCCAGCTGCGCGGACTCACCGTGCTCCTCACGCAGAGCAAGGGGTCGCGCGCCGTCGAGCTCGACGTGCTCGAGGGCGCCAACCTGCCCGCGCTCGACGGTCTCGTGCTCAGCCCGCTCGCGGTCACCGCGCAGGACGTCGCCGAGCGGCGCAGCACCGCCCCGCTCGTGCTGATCGGCGAGCACGGGGAGGGGCTGGCCTCGGACACGGTGTGCCACGTCGGCCCGGACAACGCCGCCGCGGCCCGGGACGCGACGCAGCACCTGCTGGCGGCCGGCCGCCGTCGGATCGCCGCGATCGGCCTGCAGTCGCGCGTGGCCGACACGGCCGTGCTCCGGTTCGAGGGGTACCGCCGCGCGCTCGCGGAGGCGGGGATCGACGTCGACCCCGCCCTCACGGTCGAGGTGGAGCGCTACAACCGCGCCGAGGGCTCGCACGCGATCGAGGAGCTCATCTCGCGGGGCGTGGAGTTCGACGGCGTGTTCTGCTTCACCGACTCGCTCGCCTTCGGCGCGCTCCACACCCTGGGGATGCACGGCATCCGGGTGCCGGACGACGTGATGCTCGTGGGGTACGACAACATCGACGAGAGCCGCTTCACCGTGCCGCCGCTGACGTCCGTGGACTCCGGTGTCGCCCGTGCCAGCGCGCTGATCCTCGACGTGATCGCGGGCCGCCACGCAGTCCCGCCGGGCGGGCGCATCGTGGTGCCGCACGAGCTCGCGGTGCGCTGA
- a CDS encoding alpha-N-arabinofuranosidase: protein MPSAHLTIAPAFTVGPVRRATFGSFVEHLGRCVYTGIYEPDHATATPEGFRGDVLELVRELGVSSVRYPGGNFVSGYRWEDGVGPADERPVRHDLAWHSLETNAFGLNEFMAWARQAEIEPMMAVNLGTRGIQESLDLLEYANGAEATALADLRRSHGVTEPHGITFWCLGNEMDGPWQLGHKTAVEYGRLAAETARAMRQYQSDLTLVACGSSSSGMPTFGEWEREVLEQAYDEIDLISAHAYYREEDDLGSFLASARDLDHFVASVAATADAVGAARKSRKRINISFDEWNVWYHAEENPAVVTGGAWPVAPAMEEDVYTVADAVVVGGLLIALLRNTDRVHSASQAQLVNAIAPIMTRPGGDAWRQTIFHPFALTARHARGEVLRVAIASDTYETARYGATDLVDAVATHDAGSGEVTVFLVNRGVDGATRVSLDASAFGGAEVLEAVTYAHSDHHWRASEEDATTVLPRSNDSAEVVDGVLALDLPAVSWSMVRLATAPTA from the coding sequence TTGCCCTCCGCACACCTCACCATCGCGCCCGCCTTCACGGTCGGACCCGTCCGCCGCGCGACCTTCGGCAGCTTCGTGGAGCACCTCGGTCGCTGCGTCTACACGGGCATCTACGAGCCCGACCACGCCACCGCGACCCCCGAGGGCTTCCGCGGCGACGTGCTCGAGCTCGTGCGTGAGCTGGGGGTCTCCTCCGTGCGCTACCCGGGCGGCAACTTCGTCTCCGGCTACCGCTGGGAGGACGGCGTCGGACCGGCCGACGAGCGGCCCGTGCGGCACGACCTCGCCTGGCACTCGCTCGAGACGAACGCGTTCGGGCTGAACGAGTTCATGGCGTGGGCGCGTCAGGCCGAGATCGAGCCGATGATGGCGGTCAACCTCGGCACGCGCGGCATCCAGGAGTCCCTCGACCTGCTCGAGTACGCCAACGGGGCCGAGGCGACGGCGCTCGCGGACCTGCGTCGCTCGCACGGCGTGACCGAGCCGCACGGCATCACGTTCTGGTGCCTGGGCAACGAGATGGACGGGCCCTGGCAGCTCGGTCACAAGACCGCCGTGGAGTACGGCCGGCTCGCGGCGGAGACGGCGCGGGCGATGCGCCAGTACCAGAGCGACCTGACGCTCGTGGCGTGCGGCTCGTCGTCCTCCGGCATGCCGACGTTCGGGGAGTGGGAGCGAGAGGTCCTCGAGCAGGCCTACGACGAGATCGACCTCATCTCCGCGCACGCCTACTACCGCGAGGAGGACGACCTCGGCTCGTTCCTCGCGAGCGCGCGCGACCTGGACCACTTCGTCGCGAGCGTGGCGGCGACGGCGGACGCGGTCGGTGCGGCGCGCAAGTCGCGCAAGCGCATCAACATCTCCTTCGACGAGTGGAACGTCTGGTACCACGCGGAGGAGAACCCCGCCGTCGTGACGGGTGGGGCGTGGCCCGTGGCGCCCGCGATGGAGGAGGACGTCTACACGGTGGCCGACGCCGTCGTGGTCGGCGGGCTGCTGATCGCGCTGCTGCGCAACACGGACCGCGTGCACTCGGCCAGCCAGGCGCAGCTCGTCAACGCGATCGCGCCGATCATGACGCGGCCGGGCGGTGATGCGTGGCGGCAGACGATCTTCCACCCGTTCGCGCTGACGGCGCGGCACGCGCGTGGCGAGGTGCTGCGCGTCGCGATCGCGTCGGACACCTACGAGACGGCGCGCTACGGCGCGACCGACCTGGTCGACGCCGTCGCGACGCACGACGCCGGGAGCGGCGAGGTGACGGTGTTCCTCGTCAACCGCGGGGTCGACGGCGCGACCCGCGTGAGCCTGGACGCGTCGGCGTTCGGCGGTGCGGAGGTGCTCGAGGCCGTGACGTACGCGCACTCCGACCACCACTGGCGCGCGAGCGAGGAGGACGCCACGACGGTGCTCCCGCGGTCCAACGACTCGGCCGAGGTGGTCGACGGCGTGCTCGCCCTCGACCTGCCGGCCGTCTCTTGGAGCATGGTGCGGCTCGCGACGGCGCCGACCGCCTGA